The following are from one region of the Capsicum annuum cultivar UCD-10X-F1 chromosome 1, UCD10Xv1.1, whole genome shotgun sequence genome:
- the LOC107843264 gene encoding AAA-ATPase At4g25835-like produces MEILSQIWSFLGLLTVLQNVLPTQLISLLHSSYESIQDFFSPYSYFEIPEFNGYCGVDVNDLYRHVNLYLNSINSSSTCRRLTVSRSKSSNRISYTVAPNQTVHDVFRGHHLSWTHQIDNVQDSVEEKRSFTLKLPKRYRLELLTPYLEQLTARAEEFERVSRERRLFTNNGHGSYESGWSSVPFRHPSTFETLALEPELKTQLMDDLTAFSEGKEFYHKIGRAWKRGYLLYGPPGSGKSSLIAAMANFLCYDVYDLELSKVSDNSELRALLIQTTNRSIIVIEDIDCSINLTGDRMAKTRINNHSMHKKNRSVISDNAEDNGRVTLSGLLNFTDGLWSCCGEEKVIVFTTNHKDNVDPALVRSGRMDMHVSLGTCGMHAFKVLVKNYLGLDSHVLFDVVESCIRSGGTLTPAHIGEILLRNRRDADMAVKTVLTAMQGKILGADVDAIEGGHEYDDMAMTPERIGRRLMESPENWPEGSPEKKKKKEGSNVKFLVRLRSLTKSDSGRRGV; encoded by the coding sequence ATGGAGATATTGTCACAAATCTGGTCCTTCTTAGGCCTTCTAACAGTTCTCCAAAACGTTTTGCCCACTCAGCTCATATCATTGCTTCACTCTTCCTATGAATCTATTCAAGATTTCTTCAGCCCTTATTCCTACTTCGAAATCCCTGAATTTAATGGATATTGTGGCGTTGACGTTAACGATCTTTATCGACACGTAAATCTTTATTTGAACTCCATTAATTCTTCTTCAACTTGCCGTCGTCTTACCGTCTCTCGCTCCAAATCTTCCAACCGCATTTCATACACCGTGGCGCCTAATCAGACTGTCCACGATGTTTTTCGAGGTCACCACCTTTCTTGGACGCATCAGATCGATAACGTTCAGGACTCTGTTGAGGAGAAGCGTAGCTTCACTCTCAAACTTCCTAAACGTTATCGCCTCGAACTCCTCACCCCTTACCTCGAGCAGTTAACTGCTCGAGCTGAGGAGTTCGAGAGGGTTTCTCGTGAAAGGAGACTGTTCACGAACAACGGTCATGGTTCGTATGAATCTGGCTGGTCTTCTGTCCCCTTTCGCCACCCTTCCACATTCGAGACGCTTGCCCTCGAGCCGGAGCTGAAGACGCAACTCATGGATGACCTAACTGCATTTTCTGAAGGGAAAGAGTTCTACCATAAAATCGGTCGTGCATGGAAGCGTGGCTACTTGTTATATGGACCTCCAGGATCAGGAAAATCGAGCCTCATTGCCGCCATGGCAAACTTCCTTTGCTACGACGTGTATGATCTCGAGCTCAGCAAAGTCTCTGACAACTCTGAGCTCAGAGCTTTACTTATACAAACAACAAATCGATCCATCATCGTGATTGAGGACATCGATTGTTCTATCAACCTAACGGGAGATAGGATGGCTAAAACAAGGATTAATAACCATTCAATGCACAAGAAGAATCGAAGTGTCATTAGTGATAATGCAGAAGACAATGGACGTGTGACATTATCAGGCCTGTTGAACTTCACCGACGGTCTATGGTCGTGTTGTGGAGAAGAGAAGGTGATAGTTTTCACTACAAATCATAAAGACAATGTAGACCCAGCGTTGGTTAGATCTGGGAGAATGGACATGCACGTTAGCCTTGGCACGTGTGGGATGCATGCCTTCAAGGTCTTGGTGAAGAATTACCTAGGGTTAGACTCGCACGTGCTGTTCGACGTGGTGGAGAGCTGTATAAGATCAGGTGGGACCCTCACGCCAGCTCATATAGGAGAGATCTTGTTGAGGAACAGGAGGGATGCTGACATGGCGGTGAAGACCGTGTTGACCGCCATGCAAGGGAAGATTTTGGGTGCTGACGTGGATGCAATAGAGGGTGGACACGAGTATGATGACATGGCAATGACACCGGAGCGTATAGGCCGGAGGCTAATGGAGTCACCGGAGAATTGGCCGGAAGGTTCAccagagaaaaagaagaagaaagaaggatcAAATGTAAAATTCTTAGTTAGACTTAGATCGTTGACCAAGTCTGACTCAGGGAGAAGGGGTGTATAA